In Opitutus sp. ER46, one DNA window encodes the following:
- a CDS encoding SDR family oxidoreductase has product MLELAQKVALVTGGARDIGRAVSLRLAELGAAVAVNYRSDAAAAEEVVRTITQAGGRAIAVPGDVTVAADVGRLVAATRAQLGGSIDILVNIAGGLVGRKAIGEMDEAFWDHVLALNLKSVFLVTKAVLPHMPDGGAIVNFSSQAGRDGGGPGASAYAAAKAGVLNYSRALAKELAPRRIRVNTVSPGMIATKFHDTFTKPEVRQRVAAMTPLGREGTAAEVADLTAFLASSRASFINGEAIEINGGIFFA; this is encoded by the coding sequence ATGCTCGAACTCGCCCAAAAGGTTGCCCTCGTCACCGGAGGCGCGCGTGACATCGGTCGCGCCGTCTCGCTCCGCCTCGCCGAACTCGGCGCCGCCGTGGCCGTAAATTACCGGTCCGACGCGGCCGCCGCCGAGGAGGTGGTGCGCACCATCACGCAGGCGGGCGGTCGCGCGATCGCCGTGCCGGGCGACGTCACCGTCGCCGCCGACGTGGGCCGCCTGGTGGCCGCCACCCGCGCGCAGCTCGGCGGCTCGATCGACATCCTGGTCAACATCGCCGGCGGGCTCGTCGGCCGGAAGGCCATCGGCGAGATGGACGAAGCCTTCTGGGACCACGTGCTCGCGCTGAATCTCAAGAGCGTGTTCCTGGTCACGAAGGCGGTGCTGCCGCACATGCCCGACGGGGGTGCGATCGTGAACTTCTCCTCGCAGGCGGGCCGCGACGGCGGCGGGCCCGGCGCCAGCGCGTACGCCGCGGCCAAAGCCGGGGTGCTCAACTACAGCCGCGCGCTCGCCAAGGAACTCGCGCCGCGGCGCATCCGGGTGAACACCGTTTCGCCCGGGATGATCGCGACGAAATTCCACGACACCTTCACCAAGCCCGAGGTGCGGCAGCGCGTGGCGGCCATGACGCCGCTCGGCCGCGAGGGCACCGCCGCGGAGGTGGCCGACCTGACAGCGTTCCTGGCGTCCTCCCGCGCCTCGTTCATCAACGGCGAGGCGATCGAGATCAACGGCGGCATCTTCTTTGCCTGA
- a CDS encoding TonB-dependent receptor, giving the protein MNTPKLAALALLSFAPFAAFAQASNPPTNGGAADDEIVTLKEFTVSAKAASEYAAAESTTGTRVASKILDLPFSVQSVTADFMDDFNTLEFRDQFAFTSNVVGWETLSTGYSVRGFDADVQLRNGFRRIGLIDKVNIERAEVIKGPAASIYGSVLPGGTINYVTKKPKTKAEQRLTVTAGDHDLLRGQFSSTGPLGTSKTWFYRLDTAALQRRYDQQYKEMNQATVAAQVQWRPSRDTSLLMEAEWLERRERGTSSAGVPFRIQTGTPDPYRLPAQKRTYNRYVGVAYEIIDFNTQGPHNYSNRYVKNLTATFEHRFSEVFSLRSSANWFDRGLTRQEVGGRDQFNPVTRTVPRGTPRYRPFPEGGASLQNDLLAAFSTGSVSHKLLVTVDYQRQTQQPERYDLSNFAAGMPAGVLSGMSVDAPNYDFTGYLDAPELYTPGQKEDDEIDIYGLFISERATFWNGRANLLLGGRYDWSHNISRDLLGGNVTDQKSSEITHQIGLNVRVVSGLSLYANQSTSFVPQFGLGQNADGSTYDLPNERGKGIEGGLKAGLFGEKLTFTLGWFDITRDNVATATTDSVTGRPITVLSGKQQSRGLEFDFNAVVTPSLQFFGGYGHTKAETVSNVNSPHLEGLSLRRAPENTLGIGSKYEFKKGALKGVFLTASFKYNDQSMANPSSGRSITASASNPIINNPMPNGRLPFADKPVGATITSGSVRVDDGRETVFNNAYEVVDAGIGYKWKDARKHAHRAQLNVGNVFDKRYTYGSTGQGERLSVAVTYDLTF; this is encoded by the coding sequence ATGAACACCCCGAAGCTCGCCGCCTTGGCTTTGCTGTCTTTTGCCCCGTTCGCCGCCTTCGCGCAGGCGTCCAATCCGCCCACCAACGGCGGCGCCGCTGACGACGAGATCGTCACCCTCAAGGAGTTCACGGTTTCCGCCAAGGCCGCCTCTGAATACGCGGCCGCCGAATCCACCACCGGCACCCGCGTCGCCAGCAAGATCCTCGATCTGCCGTTCTCGGTGCAGAGCGTCACCGCGGACTTCATGGACGACTTCAACACCCTCGAATTCCGTGATCAGTTCGCCTTCACGAGCAACGTGGTCGGGTGGGAAACGCTCTCCACCGGCTACAGCGTGCGTGGCTTCGACGCCGACGTGCAGCTGCGCAACGGCTTTCGCCGCATCGGTCTCATCGACAAGGTGAACATCGAGCGCGCCGAGGTCATCAAGGGGCCCGCCGCCTCCATCTACGGCAGCGTTCTCCCCGGCGGCACGATCAACTACGTCACCAAGAAGCCGAAGACCAAGGCCGAGCAACGCCTCACGGTCACCGCCGGCGATCACGATCTCCTGCGGGGCCAGTTCTCCAGCACCGGCCCCCTCGGCACCTCGAAGACGTGGTTCTACCGGCTCGATACCGCCGCGCTTCAGCGCCGGTACGACCAGCAGTACAAGGAAATGAACCAGGCGACCGTCGCCGCGCAGGTGCAATGGCGGCCCAGCCGCGACACCAGCCTGCTCATGGAGGCGGAGTGGCTCGAACGGCGCGAACGCGGCACGTCCAGCGCCGGCGTCCCGTTCCGCATCCAGACGGGCACGCCCGACCCGTACCGGCTGCCCGCGCAGAAGCGCACGTACAACCGGTACGTCGGCGTCGCCTACGAGATCATCGATTTCAACACCCAGGGGCCGCACAACTACTCCAACCGCTACGTCAAGAACCTCACCGCCACCTTCGAGCACCGGTTCAGCGAGGTCTTCTCCCTCCGCTCCAGCGCCAACTGGTTTGACCGCGGGCTCACCCGTCAGGAGGTCGGCGGGCGCGACCAATTCAACCCGGTCACCCGCACCGTTCCGCGCGGCACGCCGCGCTATCGGCCCTTCCCCGAAGGCGGCGCCAGCCTCCAGAACGACCTCCTCGCCGCGTTCTCCACCGGCAGCGTCAGCCACAAGCTTCTCGTCACCGTCGACTACCAGCGCCAGACGCAGCAGCCCGAGCGTTACGATCTCTCCAACTTCGCCGCCGGCATGCCCGCGGGTGTGCTCTCCGGCATGAGCGTCGATGCACCCAATTACGACTTCACCGGCTACCTTGACGCTCCCGAGCTGTACACGCCGGGCCAGAAGGAGGACGACGAGATCGACATCTACGGCCTGTTCATCAGCGAACGCGCCACGTTCTGGAATGGCCGCGCCAACCTGCTCCTCGGCGGCCGCTACGATTGGTCGCACAATATTTCCCGCGACCTCCTCGGCGGTAACGTCACCGATCAGAAGAGCAGCGAGATCACCCACCAGATCGGCCTCAATGTCCGCGTCGTCTCCGGGCTCAGTCTCTACGCCAATCAGAGCACGTCCTTTGTCCCGCAATTCGGTCTCGGCCAGAACGCGGACGGCTCCACCTACGACCTGCCCAACGAGCGCGGCAAGGGAATCGAGGGCGGCCTCAAGGCCGGGCTCTTCGGCGAGAAACTCACCTTCACCCTCGGCTGGTTCGACATCACCCGAGACAACGTCGCGACCGCCACGACTGACTCCGTCACCGGCCGGCCCATCACCGTCCTCTCGGGCAAACAGCAGTCGCGCGGCCTCGAGTTCGACTTCAACGCCGTCGTCACGCCCTCGCTCCAGTTCTTCGGCGGCTACGGGCACACCAAGGCGGAGACGGTCAGCAATGTGAACTCGCCCCACCTCGAGGGACTCTCCCTCCGCCGCGCCCCCGAGAACACGCTCGGCATTGGCTCCAAGTACGAGTTCAAGAAGGGCGCGCTCAAGGGCGTGTTCCTCACGGCGAGCTTCAAGTACAACGACCAGTCGATGGCCAACCCCTCGAGCGGCCGGTCCATCACCGCCTCCGCCTCGAATCCGATCATCAACAACCCGATGCCCAACGGACGCCTGCCTTTCGCCGACAAGCCCGTCGGGGCCACCATCACCAGCGGCAGCGTCCGCGTGGACGACGGGCGCGAGACGGTCTTCAACAACGCCTACGAGGTCGTCGACGCCGGCATCGGCTACAAGTGGAAGGACGCCCGCAAACACGCCCACCGCGCCCAGCTCAACGTCGGCAACGTCTTCGACAAGCGCTACACCTACGGCTCCACCGGCCAGGGCGAGCGCCTCAGCGTCGCCGTCACCTACGACCTCACGTTCTGA
- a CDS encoding heparinase II/III family protein yields MNPRLLALLLLFLPAAWASAAIAPTHPRLLLTPDGVTALRQNLGRAPLFDAALAEAKAQVDRALAAPLEVPVPRDAAGYTHERHKQNYTEMQLAGLLYQVTRDAKYARFVRDLLERYAQLYPTLGAHPAGRGQAPGRLFWQTLNEAVWLVHVSQAYDCIYDTLSPDERARYETALLRPMARFLSEERMQEFDRIHNHGTWAATAVGMIGYALGDEELVQKALLGSKRDGQAGYFRQMDELFSPDGYYCEGPYYARYALMPFILFAQVIENNDPGQQVFARRQQILRQAVYATLQQTSPQGAFLPFNDSLKDKDIRSDEVVLAVDVVYSRYGRDPRLLSIAQRQGSVFLGGPGLEVAQALAANPTPPAFPFASVEFKDGPDGRAGGVGLLRATPAADAALVLMKYSAFGMEHGHYDKLAVMYYDQGREIIPDYGAARFLNVDQKFGGRYLPENNSFAKQTIAHNTVTVDERSNYGGSFKTAEEAHAERVFFSAQDPAFQVMSALDRTAYPGVLMHRTVALVRDAKLPQPVVVDVFRLRASAAHRYDLPYYYAGQFLETNVALTPHVTSRPVLGAKHGYQHLWVAAEGQATGPVRFTWMNQQRYYTLTMAADATARVALVQVGANDPSFNLRNENAVLLRQDGRGDHVFAAVLEPHGHWDGVRERTYGGRPTIQEVRVLAASAEGTAVRITGPGGLEWTLLIAAAETVAGAHRLTVGGETFSWEGAVALRKR; encoded by the coding sequence ATGAACCCGCGCCTGCTCGCCCTGCTGCTCCTTTTCCTCCCGGCCGCGTGGGCCTCGGCCGCGATCGCGCCGACCCATCCGCGCCTGCTCTTGACGCCCGACGGCGTGACGGCGCTGCGCCAGAACCTCGGCCGCGCGCCGCTGTTCGATGCCGCGCTTGCCGAGGCCAAGGCGCAGGTTGACCGCGCGCTCGCCGCGCCGCTCGAGGTGCCGGTGCCGCGCGACGCTGCCGGCTACACGCATGAGCGGCACAAGCAGAACTACACCGAGATGCAGCTTGCAGGCCTGCTGTATCAGGTGACGCGTGACGCCAAGTACGCGCGCTTCGTCCGGGACCTGCTCGAGCGCTACGCGCAACTCTATCCCACGCTCGGCGCGCATCCGGCGGGGCGCGGACAGGCGCCGGGCCGGCTTTTCTGGCAGACGCTGAACGAGGCGGTGTGGCTGGTCCACGTGAGCCAGGCCTACGACTGCATCTACGACACGCTGTCGCCGGACGAGCGGGCCCGCTATGAGACCGCCCTGCTGCGGCCGATGGCGCGATTCCTGAGCGAGGAGCGCATGCAGGAGTTTGACCGGATCCACAACCACGGCACGTGGGCGGCGACGGCGGTCGGCATGATCGGCTACGCGCTCGGTGACGAAGAGCTGGTGCAAAAGGCGTTGCTCGGTTCGAAGCGCGACGGGCAGGCCGGGTATTTCCGGCAGATGGACGAGCTTTTCTCGCCCGACGGCTACTACTGCGAGGGCCCGTACTACGCGCGCTACGCGCTGATGCCCTTCATCCTGTTTGCCCAGGTCATAGAGAACAACGATCCCGGCCAGCAAGTGTTCGCCCGCCGCCAGCAGATCCTCCGGCAGGCGGTGTACGCCACACTGCAGCAGACCAGCCCGCAAGGCGCGTTCCTGCCCTTCAACGATTCGCTCAAGGACAAGGACATCCGGTCCGACGAGGTCGTGCTGGCGGTCGACGTGGTCTATTCGCGCTACGGCCGCGACCCGCGCCTGCTCTCCATCGCGCAGCGGCAGGGCAGTGTCTTCCTCGGCGGGCCTGGGCTCGAGGTTGCGCAGGCGCTCGCCGCCAATCCGACGCCGCCGGCATTTCCGTTCGCCAGCGTCGAGTTCAAGGACGGCCCGGACGGTCGCGCGGGTGGGGTGGGGCTGTTGCGCGCCACGCCCGCGGCGGACGCCGCGCTCGTGCTGATGAAGTACTCTGCCTTCGGCATGGAGCACGGGCACTACGACAAGCTCGCGGTCATGTACTACGACCAGGGGCGCGAGATCATTCCCGACTACGGCGCAGCACGCTTTCTCAACGTCGACCAGAAGTTCGGCGGCCGTTACCTGCCGGAGAACAATTCCTTCGCGAAGCAGACGATCGCGCACAACACCGTCACCGTCGACGAGCGCTCCAACTACGGCGGCTCGTTCAAAACGGCGGAGGAAGCGCATGCGGAACGAGTCTTCTTCTCGGCGCAGGATCCGGCGTTTCAGGTGATGAGCGCGCTCGATCGCACCGCGTATCCCGGCGTGCTGATGCACCGCACGGTCGCGCTCGTCCGCGATGCGAAGCTGCCGCAGCCCGTGGTGGTGGACGTCTTTCGTCTCCGTGCCTCCGCCGCGCACCGCTATGACCTGCCATACTACTACGCGGGACAGTTCCTCGAGACGAACGTCGCCCTCACGCCACACGTGACGAGCCGACCTGTCCTCGGCGCCAAGCACGGCTACCAGCACCTCTGGGTCGCGGCCGAGGGCCAGGCGACCGGGCCGGTGCGCTTCACGTGGATGAATCAGCAGCGGTACTACACGCTGACGATGGCGGCCGACGCCACGGCCCGCGTGGCGCTGGTCCAGGTCGGCGCGAACGATCCTTCCTTCAACCTCCGCAATGAGAACGCCGTGCTGCTCCGGCAGGACGGTCGTGGCGACCATGTGTTCGCCGCCGTCCTCGAGCCGCACGGCCACTGGGACGGCGTGCGCGAGCGCACCTACGGCGGCCGGCCCACGATCCAGGAAGTCCGGGTACTGGCGGCGTCCGCCGAGGGCACCGCCGTGCGGATCACCGGACCCGGCGGGCTCGAGTGGACGCTGCTGATCGCAGCGGCGGAGACGGTCGCGGGGGCGCACCGCCTCACCGTGGGCGGGGAAACCTTCTCGTGGGAGGGCGCCGTCGCCCTCCGCAAACGCTAA
- a CDS encoding LacI family DNA-binding transcriptional regulator — MSSGGQTIHDVARLANVSPSTVSNVLNGRRDRMRAETLERVMQAMADLGYAPNQVARGLKTGFIPTIGLIVPSVANPFWGAFARYVEHAALARNCQVLLCNGERDPAREQQYAESLLARGIRGLILGSAPLSLNHMVGLVKRGLHVVTFDREPVGADGVEFDSVRVDNAGGTRLAIEHLLALGHRRIAFVSGPIRSSNRRDRFEAYRAALAAQGVAVDDQLVWTEAVAAGDEEGTETGKSAARTLLQQPNPPTAFFAINDMTAFGVYAGVREAGREIPRDVSVVGFDDLRLCEVVTPPLTTVRQPLEDLMRSAVELLLARLEGKQTGPATHVTLPAMLVPRGSTQPAR; from the coding sequence ATGTCATCCGGAGGCCAGACCATCCACGACGTTGCCCGCCTGGCGAACGTGTCGCCAAGCACGGTCTCGAATGTCCTGAACGGGCGGCGCGACCGGATGCGCGCGGAGACGCTGGAGCGCGTGATGCAGGCGATGGCGGACCTCGGCTACGCGCCCAACCAGGTGGCCCGCGGGCTGAAGACCGGTTTCATCCCCACGATTGGGTTGATCGTGCCGTCGGTGGCGAATCCCTTCTGGGGCGCGTTCGCGCGGTACGTGGAGCACGCGGCGCTCGCGCGGAACTGCCAGGTGCTGCTGTGCAATGGCGAACGCGATCCCGCGCGGGAACAGCAGTACGCGGAGTCGCTTCTCGCGCGCGGCATTCGCGGACTGATCCTGGGATCGGCCCCGCTCTCGTTGAATCACATGGTGGGTCTCGTGAAGCGGGGGCTGCACGTGGTGACCTTCGACCGCGAGCCGGTGGGGGCCGACGGGGTGGAGTTCGACAGCGTGCGCGTGGACAACGCTGGCGGCACGCGGCTCGCGATCGAGCACCTGCTCGCGCTCGGCCATCGGCGGATCGCCTTCGTTTCCGGCCCGATCCGTTCCTCGAATCGGCGCGACCGTTTCGAGGCGTATCGCGCGGCCCTGGCGGCGCAGGGCGTGGCGGTCGACGATCAACTTGTGTGGACCGAGGCGGTGGCCGCGGGGGATGAGGAGGGCACCGAGACGGGGAAGTCAGCGGCTCGGACGCTCCTGCAGCAGCCGAACCCGCCGACCGCGTTTTTTGCGATCAATGACATGACCGCGTTCGGCGTCTATGCGGGCGTGAGGGAAGCGGGACGTGAGATCCCGCGCGACGTGTCGGTGGTGGGCTTCGACGATTTGCGGCTGTGTGAGGTCGTGACGCCGCCGCTGACGACGGTGCGCCAGCCTTTGGAGGATCTGATGCGTTCGGCCGTCGAGCTGTTGCTCGCGCGCCTGGAAGGAAAGCAGACGGGACCGGCGACGCACGTGACGCTGCCGGCGATGCTGGTGCCACGCGGATCCACGCAGCCGGCGCGTTAA
- a CDS encoding cupin domain-containing protein gives MFVSKEQLFIEFAQVAWEDRGGGVRRKVMAYGDQLMAVYVEFQRGAIGAKHHHPHLQITYIQSGSFRTHIGDQTRVLKGGDFYYIPADVEHGVEALEDSVLVDFFTPMREDFVPQR, from the coding sequence ATGTTCGTATCCAAGGAGCAGCTTTTCATCGAATTCGCCCAGGTCGCCTGGGAGGACCGGGGCGGCGGAGTGCGCCGCAAGGTCATGGCCTATGGCGACCAGCTCATGGCCGTGTACGTCGAGTTCCAGCGTGGCGCGATCGGCGCCAAGCACCACCATCCGCACCTGCAGATCACGTACATCCAATCCGGCTCGTTCCGCACCCACATCGGGGACCAGACGCGCGTGCTGAAGGGCGGCGATTTCTACTACATCCCGGCGGACGTCGAACACGGGGTCGAAGCGCTGGAGGACTCCGTGCTGGTCGATTTCTTCACGCCGATGCGCGAGGACTTCGTCCCGCAACGATAA